In Zingiber officinale cultivar Zhangliang chromosome 3B, Zo_v1.1, whole genome shotgun sequence, a single window of DNA contains:
- the LOC121967110 gene encoding chlorophyll a-b binding protein CP26, chloroplastic-like encodes MASVAAATAPAALRASDILGTRLNVAVATRAAPASPAGGPSKVVALFSKKSSAAKAKAAAASPASEELAKWYGPDRRIFLPEGLLDRSDVPEYLTGEVPGDYGYDPFGLSKKPENFAKYQAYELIHARWAMLGAAGFIIPEAFNKYGANCGPEAVWFKTGALLLDGNTLNYFGKNIPINLALAVIAEVVLVGGAEYYRITNGLDLEDQLHPGGPFDPLGLANDPDQAAILKVKEIKNGRLAMFAMLGFFVQAYVTGEGPVENLAKHLSDPFGNNLLTVISGAAERTPTL; translated from the exons ATGGCATCCGTCGCCGCAGCCACCGCTCCGGCCGCCCTCCGGGCCTCCGACATCCTCGGGACTCGCCTCAACGTCGCCGTCGCGACTCGCGCAGCCCCCGCGTCGCCGGCCGGGGGGCCCTCCAAAGTCGTGGCGCTTTTCTCCAAGAAGAGCTCCGCCGCCAAGGCGAAGGCAGCTGCAGCTTCTCCGGCGAGCGAGGAGCTCGCCAAGTGGTACG GTCCCGACAGGAGGATTTTCTTGCCGGAGGGGCTCCTGGACCGGTCGGATGTCCCAGAGTATCTCACCGGGGAAGTCCCCGGAGA CTACGGCTATGATCCTTTTGGGCTGAGCAAGAAGCCTGAAAACTTCGCCAA ATATCAAGCTTATGAGCTCATCCATGCGAGGTGGGCTATGCTCGGTGCGGCTGGGTTCATCATCCCTGAGGCTTTTAACAAATATGGTGCAAATTGTGGCCCTGAAGCTGTCTGGTTCAAG ACTGGTGCTCTTCTTTTGGATGGAAATACATTGAACTACTTTGGCAAAAACATTCCGATCAATCTCGCTTTGGCTGTCATTGCCGAAGTTGTGCTTGTTGGGGGTGCTGAATACTACAGAATTACCAATGGACTC GATTTGGAGGATCAGTTGCATCCGGGAGGTCCATTCGATCCCCTCGGTCTCGCTAATGATCCAGACCAAGCTGCGATTCTTAAGGTGAAGGAGATAAAGAACGGCCGGCTAGCCATGTTTGCGATGCTTGGTTTCTTCGTGCAGGCCTATGTCACCGGGGAAGGACCAGTGGAGAACCTCGCCAAGCATCTTAGTGACCCATTTGGAAACAATTTGCTTACTGTGATCTCCGGAGCAGCCGAGAGAACTCCGACTCTGTAA